The following DNA comes from Ictalurus punctatus breed USDA103 unplaced genomic scaffold, Coco_2.0 Super-Scaffold_100046, whole genome shotgun sequence.
cagagggatactgccAACAGAGACTGTCAAGTTGTATtggtataaaatgttataaaatgtttgcgatatgacgcactcaggcacgagaaaagtataatggtgctgtcgagcacatagtgctggcagggtgggaatttttcctcataggaggttttttcgcccacccctgactgcgaaggattggggttgttttttttggggggagcaagactctgcaggtcccgacaaatacaaaactgtgggctgacaggcctagttgagaaagatagggatgTGTAGATCCAATCGAGTAGTTACTGCAGTGGCCACTCTCATACTTAGTAGTAATAATGAATGagtaggggaactcagttaatcacacttattatcgatgtaggcaaacaaacgtataatcaaggtagttagattcgagATAATATATATAGTTGAAATGAGAAGCTAAGGGTTAGGAATTATGGTTAGGGGGATGGCCATGGGGTGCAGCAGAACGACACCCGAGAcacccgcttaattaaggtagtgtatgaggctttatagcctcagaggggggaaatgttgtggataaaaatgacatgaaataaacatgagggagacttagtaaagtaatatgtaattttattgataattcacaggactggtgggtgtgtAATCCTGAGGAGAGCggtggggggaagaaaatggggtgcatcctggggacatgggatagtcagcgaaggtgaagtgagaggaccactgagagtggggcggactgacaggtgagaagagggaagaaggGTCGGGGCCCAGGTCAGAGAAGATGACATctccctcagactgaaagctggagagGGGTTTTGGCTGTGTGGAGGCATCAATACACATGTTcacggggcagattctgtatcggagAGGGGGGgccccgcatttccatttccagagggggcgCTGCGAAGaaagttaagtagcaccatgatttCAGCAGTGAGATAcgcaagctgataatgagtgtccagatccagatccagtaaaggggagaagaaggactgacgatgggcacctagacacacagaagcggtattaggcagatattgacaaattggatttccactttaaagatctttaagagtactacactatggtttattagtcgaagagtcaaacagaagtataagagctgaggagtactaacacacagacacacacacacacacacactctcgtacagtcaagggcgggcatgtaagacatacacacacacacacacacacacacacacataacattataactttataagaataataaaaaggagtattaagatattataagggtaatatcttataataatagaaaactctttataaaatacagaatagtaggatatgtaggacagtagaagggtaatataatgatattatgaagtaggaagtacagtaaatcgtttttcaagcagtataactatatataaaatagagatatagagcaaatatgaaaataaattataaactagaaatacaggaaaatgtaactttctCATAgctcagatggtgaagattcttgtctcgcaaggaaggccttaattttaagagaaaaccatgaggagccatttataagggtagctgagtcaagctaaGGGTTAGGGTTTTGGTAAATAGTTACAAATCCTGTGTAATACTGTTGTCCATGAATCTCATTCTACGTCTTCTGTGTtcattctctcgctctcgctctcgctctctctctctcgctctctctctctctctctctctctctaccattgtggaattgtgtatagacaacattgtatttaaaaaaacaaaacaaaattgtcttgtgtatttgtaaatatgttttatctagcttgtatttgtaaatgttttaaatcttagtccttatttggaatacattttcaataacttactataacacactctgcatatattatttagatagttattttaattttgacaaactgttaatttcacattcttctttaacagttaattttacacactgaaagagcatcggaatagtaaatgttgacaatgccgcttttaaaaaattacatagatacaatatgtaacagataatataatataaatatttgaacggATGTTTTTACGTTAGGTTCGTCCGACCCTCCTCCTGGATTATCCTCGCTTTCTATTGGCTAGTCAGCGCTCTACACCTACGTGTGACTGGCCCCTGCGTGGCAggtgagaattctaccactgaaagACCAATGCTTAATTTAAAAATCCATGGACTTCGCAGAGTGCGATTTCAAGCTGAGTActgtgctgcttcagcaatttggtttaaaattctaaaggagaatctcttccatatttcagcagcatggagtttgtCCATTACCCTAGTTTTGGGCGGAactgataaggcttgtgaagtgctttgggtgaaggctcaagcaaaacaaatgtctccaaaactcagttgtgcattggcctggaatctaacccaGACTTCACAGAGGGCGCTTTCCAGGGAAGTATTGTGCTCACTCAGCAATTTGGCTCAAAATTGACAAGGAGCATACTAAGGCTCTTGTATATTTGAGCAACATGGACTGTGTCTGCTACCCttttttttggacagaattgataaggcttgtggagttctttgggtgaaggctcaatattcaaaactcAGCCGTGAGTGGCCGGGAATGGAACCCCGGCCTCACGCGTGGTCGGTCAGAATttgaccactgaaccaccaatgcttatcttAAAGGAGTAAGGACAAtgcagagtgtgcttttcattaagtattgttctgattaaacagtttggtttcaaaatagaaaaggaacatcctaagtctcttgtatatttcagcagcatggagttggtctagtttgggcagaaatgataaggcttgtaacgttcttttggtgaaggcttaactttcaaaactcacttctgcactggccgggaattgaacccaggtctcccgcgtggcaggcgagaatcCTAACtctcttccttatttcagcagcagtcacacactatatttccagatactgtataatattataatatctcctctctgctcaacacgcatgtaatacagtatacataccgtagagcagtgtttttcaaccactgtgccgtggcacactagtgtgtcgtgagagatcgtcaggcgtgccttgagaaattgtccaatttcacttagtcttaaaattcttttttattcaaatttattcATGATTATCTGCAAACAATAAGCCAttgttgagtgtctgtgctgtaatatagtgactggcagagtaatgtaatattcgtccgggtggcagcaggtaattgcctcctaccttcttagagacgagagaattagtgacgcatgcgacaggtcgtggtggcagtgatggagaagtttttaaaaaggaaacatgcaaactccgaactgggccctggacaagactgtgacccaggtgaagggcctagtatgagtggtggtaaaaagaaagcaaagactgtgagctcgaggcaatacagcgaaagttatctttcgttaggatttactttcaccagcgatgagatgaccccgactccattatgcttggtgtgtggcgagaagctgtccaatagcgccatggttccaagcaagcttaaacgctatctccaagcgaaacacccgtcgcttcaaaacaagccgatggactattttgtttgcctgcgtgaaaacaccgaaacaggcaacattaatgagaaaaaccacaaaggtaaactagaaagccctcaaagctagttgctgaacttgtagctaaatgaaaaaagtcccacactgtggcagagacgttaatactacctgcccgcaaagacactgtcaacgagatgctcggccctgacgcggttaaagacatatctaaactcccgctctcagataacacaatcgccagatgtactgatgacatgtctacagacatcgaaagccatgttttggaaaagaaacGCATCAGTAGTAAATTTGCGTTGCAACCTGATGAGTCTACGGatattctcagctcttggccaatgtgcgttttgtggatggagatgccattagagaaaacgttctattttgtaaggcactgccagaaaaaacaacaggagaggaaattttttgggtcaaatcggaatatcttgaccagggaggacttacgtgggaaaattgcacaagtgtttgcactgatgagctgcagccatggtcgggcacacctaaggcttcgttagcagagtgaaggaaagaaacccagatcttattgttacacactgttttctgcaccgtgaggccttcgttgcaaagactttaccagcagaactagttcctgtggtggatgatgttgtgcgcatagggaactttgtaaagacacgacctttgaaaaggtatatttgcatctttgcgtgaggaaatgtgagcggaGCATAAAGCCGTATTGCTCCATACGGAGGTCCGATGGTTGTAGCGtgacaagttgctggcccgtgtgtatgagctgcgggaggaacttaaagtgtttctgacaaacgagaggtctgattactcaaatctgtttgcatgtgatgagtggtgtgcaaagctggcatacctggcagatatatttcatcatctgaatgaaccgaacacacggatgcaaggccgaaatgagaacctgcttacaagcatggataaaataaatggattccatttaaaggtgcacctctggcaacaacatgtgcaaagtgccaaccttgagatgttcccactcacagaggagcggcaagatcaccctgctgcaatgtgcgaggtaataggtaaacatctgaaaactcttgaggagaagttgtcattttatttctcttcagcctccactgaatgccttgactgctgttggaaaggacatgactttacaggagcaggaggaactaactgaactgaaacaagatcgtggtttaaagctaagatttgctgaacttcctttggacagtttatggttgactgctgccaaggaattccccattccggccaacaaagttttgacattgctcccattttccagaacatatgtgtgtgagctgagcttttcaagcctaactgctataaaaactaaaaacagagagagactgaaagctgttgaagagctttgtgtatgcctttcttcaattcctgccaggatatcggctttgtgttcatctaaacaggccaggtttcacactgagtgagtataaataaattgagaaactatattgtaattatatatactgtattaggctacagagtgtcattctgtaacatttttggttggtggtgtgccacaagatttttccaatgtaaaaaatgtgccatggctcaaaaaagattgaaaacaCTGCGTTaaactacacaatttaagaagctacacttacttctgcttccattgtaacacttttcagttttggtgcaacaacaacagcaacaacaacaacaacaaaaaagtgttggaacaaaataaatcttattttccattccaggttgcaggtattcgcgggtgcaatgcaacacCGTTCCACACACAgataactcttttgaatggttaagtgactaaaatcagaaagcgccaccagcatatctgacaaagatgactcatgaaccaattctttaatcactagctgaaaacgacgtattgaattcacacaaacgtcaaataacaaatacaacattctactttctcatgaatatggtataatgcattgcttaatcagcagtttttcttataaagacaagatatttaaattgaatgaatttcatgaaaccacacatcaagctgtcttttctaacagaacattaaatttagcattagctcccagtttcagaaagttctagccagacattcagggggaaagaatcagaacaaaatgtaaaataaaaaaagtagtgaaagatgaaagtgaaggaataaacgaggggtttgtgtcttagttgttgagtaattaaaaacaaaaaaaaagctgtgagattcagcatttgtcacaacgatgccaaacgctctgcgtctcccgactatttctttgggattgttcccaaactgagaaatcaagaTTCTTCAGTCAAGTTTCCCtcacaatcaagctttggagttgactccatattcacaacgactatagagtcgactccaaagcttgattcctttgaatcgactctattcccattacctggtatctatgaattgacaccaggtattaggaatcaccctgttaatcatgataatgatcctatgtacttaatattgcgggttgttcccctaacctttaattcgagatttgtgctgaatcgattcttggaacagactcattcagtgttgcaatcgatttcagaatattagcaagggtttgaatcgttatcatttcccctgcttccatttgtaggaagctgccttaatcacgatgaacccaggctacgcaggcaggaccgagctccgggacaacctggaggccgctTCAGATCCGTCTCCATGATTGTGCCCGACCACGTCGTCATCGCAGAGGTGTGCTCGGGTGCCGTCATTCATTACGTTATGTAATGAACGCAATAACGGATGTATTCTGGCGTGTTACAGAACCGTTTCacgttgtcttttttgctgtaggtggacttgtgagctgagggcttcaagtccagtgagactctggcgaagaagatgattcagctgtataagctgtgcagcaagcagctttcccggcaggaccactacgacttcagcatgagagtcgtcaactctgttatcgtcatggccgggtatgtccgtctacgaacagggtgaacatattagattagattcgaTTCGTccgttgttttttctaaattgttaatttaaactatctataaatgtaacagatgtcttgctggaataaatcgtgtgtgtgtgtgtgtgtgtgtgtgtgtgtgtgtgtgtgtgtgtctgtctgtctgtctgtctgtctgtctgtctgtgtgtctgtgtgtgtctgtgtgtgtgtgtgtgtgtctgtgtgtgtgtctgtgtgtgtgtctgtgtctgtgtgtgtgtctgtgtgtgtgtctgtgtctgtgtctgtgtctgtgtctgtgtgtgtgtctgtgtgtgtgtctgtgtgtgtgtctgtgtgtgtgtgtctgtgtgtgtgtgtctgtgtgtgtgtgtctgtgtgtgtgtgtctgtgtgtgtgtgtctgtgtgtgtgtctgtgtgtgtgtctgtgtgtgtgtctgtgtgtgtgtctgtgtgtgtgtctgtgtgtgtgtctgtgtgtgtgtctgtgtgtgtgtctgtgtgtgtgtctgtgtgtgtgtctgtgtgtgtgtctgtgtgtgtgtctgtgtgtgtgtctgtgtgtgtgtctgtgtgtgtgtctgtgtgtgtgtctgtgtgtgtgtctgtgtgtgtgtctgtgtgtgtgtctgtgtgttttccaggTCTCTGATGCGAGAGAACCCAGTGAGAACGTGGTGTTGATTAGAGCACTACGAAACTCCAACCTGCacaagttactcaaggatgacgcagaacttaaaataaaataaattgataaatagtaaagaacgccaaagcttacatatggagtatcaaaggtgttggctcaaatttagcctattacccaaaaacacttaaaattcaacttagaagccaatactcacatctacctctgagcccagttggagatagaaaaaatacaccagccatgagtgagaagaagcaagggtccagatttattgttccgttccaccacacgagatccacaccgatgagaattctcagaagtgatcccccataccctgagcctaagctccagtatttatactgtatttactcagtaaataacccatatgtttcaagaagactatgatatcaataccaatagggttaaaaaagagctcatctaccttactcttatgttccagaaaagggctattccactttcacatagaatcaaaaccaggggttctcaaattacacagaaaatcaaaaccaagggatttctgataacccagaaaatcaaaaccaagggattctACTAAAccagagaatcaaaaccaagagatttcaataacccagagaatcaaaaccaagggatttgaataacccgtaaaatcaaaagtggagagacaaaacattATCGttatcacaggatcactggaatcaggcactaggaggaaattccaggacaaattaggaaatacaattaactgacatttgcaaattctttgcatctaaaaagctgtaattatatactatataacttttttttaaagcatttaaagtatataacattagcaccttgtaatgttataccagatgaaagtaaagaatcctggaacatctgaacatccataatctgaaaatcttgaacctagtgtcaatcgagtcaatccaatccttcttgtgtgcgtttagcggtattctgtcggacctctttcctggtgtgggcgtccccgagcatgactacggcgtgcttcagtcgaacatcgaggcagctctatgcgcccgctccctgcagcccgtctccagcatgaccgccaaggtgatccagctgtacgagaccatgctggtgcaccagggcgtcttGCTGGTGTGCCCTACAAGAGGCGGTAAGACCACAgcgtaccgtgccctcgctgacgcactgcgcaccctccacgagacagagggctgcgaggTGAATCTCTTAtacaagcccatcgagaccgacgtgctcaacccgcagtcagtgagcatggacgagctgtatggtgaagacgaccctctcacactggagcggagtgccatcaaaccgtccctcggcagtgacaccgccgacacgcacaagtgggtggtgagtgacgtacctgtggacgtgcctgtggattgagaaaattacccccgtgttggacaacaacaagacgctctgtctggctaacggtgaaaggatcaagctcacaccttctacacacatgttattcgaggtgttacccatcagacacagatagcaccggtcctaaaaaccatcacaaacaagcacaagcatgtcatttccaagaagatttttttttacattaaatgcattcctgatggaaaggtcacacacgaacgtatctttaagacttcactctttcacacgcctataacgagcgataaacgcattcgaagcatgttataaagcctccgtaatgcattacgcatagtatttaaataaatattattataataacatgcactacactacattatgaattcttaacgtattgttaacacgtctttactgtgagcgggatgatgaccagacgcaggcaggctcccgggtactcatatccgtagacgtactgataccgagccattctggccacgcacttatccagatccacgtcccagtattagcacagctgcctctgccactcaaagttactgctcgagtccacctacgtgaacacatacacaaagacatgtgatatatatacgatctcattgtatacgaattgggcattctcgctgacgatatagcgtggatagtttataatgagtgcgttcatactgtataaacctgggaactgatttgcatatgcactgctgtcagagctgcagttatttttaaaagatttattaacagcttctgaccaatcagatctgaccacacccatgattccctttgctctgaagagaaggtgtatagccatctgtaccctttcattgacAAGCTCGGTGATGATGTCTCTGGCGTGGACAtccacagtaatgagagctgtgatgatgctctgatgtattttgggtaagttaccctgaaccagagtgg
Coding sequences within:
- the LOC128630165 gene encoding dynein axonemal heavy chain 6, which gives rise to MTAKVIQLYETMLVHQGVLLVCPTRGGKTTAYRALADALRTLHETEGCEVNLLYKPIETDVLNPQSVSMDELYGEDDPLTLERSAIKPSLGSDTADTHKWVVSDVPVDVPVD